One stretch of Streptomyces sp. NBC_00443 DNA includes these proteins:
- a CDS encoding polysaccharide deacetylase family protein — MHTITLKEEHRAADAGGMETRSLVVAHPRARCRLISVAAALFAVLWGAVVPGPQALAARAVPARTAAAADQEGLRALFGSENRAIRTDERVVAVTFNAAWNDAGLAGILGDLERRHTPATFFLTGDFADRYPEVVKRIAAAGHGLGNHSYSHPYFADLSAEGRRREVQAADRALRAAGAGGALTPFFRFPYSETSPAQIREVNGLGFADIEFTTDTNGWMGSEGGMTVDHAVGRALDALRPGAILQMHVGASQGRTEVIDARALPRILDAVSDRGYRVIDLRALLASPPDRG, encoded by the coding sequence GTGCACACGATCACGCTCAAGGAAGAGCACCGGGCGGCCGATGCCGGTGGCATGGAGACTCGTTCCCTCGTCGTCGCGCACCCTCGCGCGCGCTGTCGGCTGATCTCGGTGGCCGCCGCGCTGTTCGCCGTTCTCTGGGGGGCCGTGGTGCCCGGCCCGCAGGCCCTGGCGGCCAGGGCCGTCCCCGCTCGTACGGCGGCGGCCGCGGACCAGGAAGGCCTGCGGGCACTGTTCGGATCGGAGAACCGTGCGATCCGTACGGACGAGCGGGTGGTCGCCGTCACGTTCAACGCGGCCTGGAACGACGCCGGCTTGGCCGGCATCCTCGGTGACCTCGAGCGGCGGCACACGCCGGCCACGTTCTTCCTGACCGGCGACTTCGCCGATCGGTACCCCGAGGTGGTGAAGAGGATCGCCGCTGCGGGACACGGGCTGGGCAATCACTCCTACAGCCACCCGTACTTCGCAGACCTGTCGGCGGAAGGAAGGCGTCGCGAAGTGCAGGCAGCGGACCGGGCCCTGCGTGCGGCCGGGGCGGGCGGGGCGCTGACCCCGTTCTTCCGGTTTCCCTACAGCGAGACCAGCCCTGCCCAGATCAGGGAAGTCAACGGGCTGGGTTTCGCGGACATCGAGTTCACCACCGACACCAACGGATGGATGGGCTCCGAGGGCGGCATGACCGTCGACCACGCGGTGGGCAGAGCCCTGGACGCCCTGCGCCCGGGGGCGATCCTGCAGATGCACGTGGGTGCGTCGCAGGGCCGCACCGAAGTGATCGATGCCCGAGCCCTGCCACGCATCCTCGACGCGGTCTCCGACCGTGGTTACCGGGTCATCGACCTCCGTGCCCTCCTCGCGTCCCCGCCCGACCGGGGGTGA
- a CDS encoding PP2C family protein-serine/threonine phosphatase, with protein sequence MSSPDLRSELRPPSARGWVWWLPLAAVLVDVAAELIVRGREPVSFMLIAVPPLAAATRGPRGTALSAVVCLGLQMWMAARRPGHFDEQHHVAMYLATTFIGIASIALAWQRERTRQHLIRANSVAEAMQRTLLRPVPRRLGPVRAAGFYEAGEGGTLVGGDLYDVCETPFGVRAIIGDVRGKGLDAVQTVAAVLGSFRVSAHEWQNLSSLAERLELSIARNSPVGGDGDPELFVTALVLEFPPEGGEVRIVDRGHPSPVVVGPQGARRLITAPGLPLGLGAMAPGAVDTTVHPLKPSEVLVLHTDGVSEARNADGVFYPVLERLGERFSGRRVIDPETVVLFVRTDAERWSTQSDNDDRAVLGLALEPDGLKPSRRAGS encoded by the coding sequence GTGTCCAGTCCTGACCTGCGCTCCGAACTTCGGCCGCCCTCCGCGCGAGGGTGGGTGTGGTGGCTGCCGTTGGCGGCGGTGCTGGTCGACGTGGCGGCCGAACTCATCGTCAGGGGACGCGAACCGGTGAGCTTCATGCTCATCGCCGTACCGCCGCTGGCCGCCGCGACACGCGGCCCGCGGGGCACCGCCCTGTCGGCGGTGGTGTGCCTGGGCCTCCAGATGTGGATGGCCGCCCGGCGTCCCGGCCACTTCGACGAGCAGCACCATGTCGCGATGTACCTCGCCACGACCTTCATCGGCATCGCCAGCATCGCCCTGGCCTGGCAGCGGGAGCGTACCCGGCAGCATCTGATCCGGGCCAACTCGGTCGCCGAGGCCATGCAGCGCACCCTGCTGCGTCCCGTACCGCGCAGGCTCGGCCCGGTACGCGCCGCCGGGTTCTACGAGGCGGGGGAGGGCGGCACGCTCGTCGGCGGGGATCTGTACGACGTGTGCGAGACGCCCTTCGGAGTACGCGCCATCATCGGCGACGTCCGCGGCAAGGGGCTGGACGCGGTCCAGACGGTCGCGGCGGTGCTGGGCAGCTTCCGGGTCTCGGCCCACGAATGGCAGAACCTGAGCAGTCTGGCCGAACGCCTGGAACTCAGCATCGCCCGCAACAGCCCCGTCGGCGGCGACGGCGACCCCGAACTGTTCGTGACCGCGCTGGTGCTGGAGTTCCCGCCGGAGGGCGGCGAGGTGCGGATCGTGGACCGCGGCCATCCCTCGCCCGTGGTGGTCGGCCCGCAGGGCGCCCGACGGCTGATCACGGCGCCCGGGCTGCCCCTGGGCCTGGGCGCGATGGCGCCTGGCGCGGTCGATACGACCGTCCATCCGCTCAAGCCCTCCGAGGTGCTCGTCCTGCACACGGACGGCGTGAGCGAGGCGCGCAACGCGGACGGTGTCTTCTACCCCGTTCTGGAGCGGCTCGGCGAGCGCTTCTCCGGCCGCCGCGTCATCGATCCGGAGACGGTCGTGTTGTTCGTACGGACCGACGCCGAGCGCTGGTCGACGCAGTCGGACAACGACGACCGGGCCGTCCTCGGCCTCGCCCTGGAGCCCGATGGGCTCAAACCGAGCCGCCGCGCTGGAAGTTGA
- a CDS encoding FUSC family protein, with the protein MKGGAERTQILHRSVRVTAAAAAGFYTFVYGLDEPVLALYGLFAPISLGLLSPIPGSGRQRAEVMLKALPVGLLLVTLGTVLAVQTWAAVLGMLVVGFFLAFAAIAGPRPAGAAPGLQLFYILACFPPYEPETLGLRLAGLSFGVLALVLCELFLLPQPPDPPYRTTVAAALATAGDTIAGRSSPTPEALRETGARLRLSSIPPAQRPAGPGRVPRGLAQAGSATRRLLEQLAHLTETGELRELVREGAGDEARGRGRTDTPSGSLLPQVASLCDETDDALRTGRPAPGPQRMDKAIDDFQRLRVRQVTGPTAAVPPVPVPVPVLRRQAALLAVAESTRILEISVRVGLDGRRTPPIRPRELFWYTQAVAPQLWAHRFTGNMTLRSVQFQNAVRIAVALAAARLVAGSLDLTHGFWVLLAVLTLSRTTVGATWAAIRQAVTGNLVGAVVAGALLIGLGRHTEAYAAILAPAMLVGFALGPLLGIAWAQGLFTLVVATAFAQIAPASWQLAEARIVDVVTGSAIGLLCAMLAWPAGARTEVRRTMAGLLRECGPLIEGTVDMLTAVPPGSAPAPPTLPALHRLRLAESAYAQFRSEPRADQPVRADWHAVLITANHILLGAQWLARFDLPASALPADTADRARAGARALAQVTDRLAALCAADRPPPSGTRPTPPSEPTGPPLPVLVDLDMWLRSLTVQLTRIEAGLSEALGRTARGTTAAHASHGSQGTHGVQS; encoded by the coding sequence GTGAAGGGCGGGGCCGAGCGGACGCAGATCCTGCACCGGTCGGTGCGGGTGACGGCCGCTGCGGCTGCGGGCTTCTACACCTTCGTGTACGGGCTCGACGAACCGGTGCTGGCGCTGTACGGCCTGTTCGCGCCGATCTCCCTCGGCCTGCTGTCCCCGATCCCCGGGTCCGGGCGGCAGCGCGCCGAGGTGATGCTGAAGGCGCTTCCCGTGGGCCTGCTCCTGGTCACGCTGGGGACCGTGCTGGCGGTGCAGACCTGGGCGGCGGTCCTCGGCATGCTCGTCGTGGGCTTCTTCCTCGCCTTCGCGGCGATCGCGGGACCCCGCCCGGCCGGCGCGGCGCCGGGACTCCAGCTCTTCTACATCCTGGCCTGCTTCCCGCCCTACGAGCCCGAGACGCTGGGGCTGCGGCTGGCGGGGCTCAGCTTCGGAGTGCTGGCGTTGGTGCTGTGCGAGCTGTTCCTGCTGCCGCAGCCCCCGGACCCGCCGTACCGGACGACCGTCGCCGCGGCCCTGGCGACGGCGGGCGACACCATCGCGGGGCGAAGCAGCCCCACTCCAGAGGCGCTGCGGGAGACAGGCGCGCGGCTGCGGCTTTCCAGCATCCCGCCCGCACAACGCCCCGCGGGTCCCGGCCGTGTGCCCCGCGGTCTCGCCCAGGCGGGGTCCGCCACCCGCCGGCTGCTGGAGCAACTGGCCCATCTCACCGAGACCGGCGAACTGCGCGAACTCGTCCGGGAAGGCGCCGGGGACGAGGCGCGCGGCCGGGGCCGTACCGACACGCCGTCCGGGTCACTGCTGCCCCAGGTGGCGTCCCTGTGCGACGAGACCGACGACGCCCTGCGCACGGGCCGGCCCGCCCCCGGCCCGCAGCGGATGGACAAGGCCATCGACGACTTCCAGCGGTTGCGCGTACGGCAGGTGACGGGACCCACCGCCGCTGTGCCGCCGGTGCCGGTGCCGGTGCCGGTGCTGCGTCGGCAGGCGGCGCTGCTGGCCGTCGCCGAGTCGACGCGCATCCTGGAGATCTCCGTACGAGTCGGCCTCGACGGGCGCCGCACCCCGCCGATCCGGCCACGCGAACTCTTCTGGTACACGCAGGCGGTCGCGCCCCAGCTGTGGGCGCACCGGTTCACCGGCAACATGACCCTGCGCTCGGTGCAGTTCCAGAACGCCGTGCGGATCGCCGTGGCGCTCGCCGCCGCACGGCTCGTCGCCGGTTCGCTCGACCTGACCCACGGCTTCTGGGTGCTGCTGGCGGTGCTGACGCTGAGCCGGACCACCGTCGGGGCGACCTGGGCCGCCATCCGCCAGGCCGTCACCGGCAACCTCGTGGGCGCCGTCGTGGCGGGCGCCCTGCTCATCGGTCTCGGCCGGCACACCGAGGCGTACGCCGCGATCCTCGCGCCGGCCATGCTCGTCGGCTTCGCGCTCGGGCCGCTGCTCGGCATCGCCTGGGCGCAGGGCCTGTTCACGCTGGTCGTGGCAACCGCGTTCGCCCAGATCGCCCCGGCCTCCTGGCAGCTGGCCGAGGCACGGATCGTGGACGTGGTGACCGGCAGCGCCATCGGCCTGCTGTGCGCGATGCTCGCCTGGCCGGCCGGCGCCCGCACGGAGGTACGCAGAACCATGGCGGGGCTGCTGCGGGAGTGCGGCCCGCTGATCGAGGGCACCGTCGACATGCTGACCGCCGTACCACCGGGATCGGCACCGGCCCCGCCGACGCTTCCCGCCCTGCACCGGCTGCGCCTCGCCGAGTCCGCCTACGCCCAGTTCCGCAGCGAGCCCCGGGCCGACCAGCCGGTGCGCGCCGACTGGCATGCCGTGCTCATCACGGCCAACCACATCCTGCTCGGTGCCCAGTGGCTGGCCCGCTTCGACCTGCCCGCGAGCGCGCTGCCTGCGGACACCGCCGACCGGGCACGGGCCGGCGCCCGCGCGCTGGCTCAGGTCACCGACCGGCTCGCCGCCCTGTGCGCCGCCGACCGTCCGCCCCCGTCCGGAACACGGCCGACGCCGCCCTCGGAACCGACAGGACCGCCACTGCCCGTGCTGGTAGACCTCGACATGTGGCTGCGCAGCCTCACCGTCCAGCTCACCCGGATCGAGGCGGGGCTGAGCGAGGCGCTGGGCCGGACGGCCCGTGGCACGACGGCCGCCCATGCAAGCCACGGAAGTCAGGGGACGCACGGTGTCCAGTCCTGA
- a CDS encoding MFS transporter, translating into MRAESSPAARTGAFIAVAVALFCLQLDFFALNLAVPGVADEFGVTASAAQWTLSAYMLSIGCCFIVGGRVGDVFGRRGALLGGTASFAAGSVCCALAPGLWALVGARMVQGIGAGVVFPVSVSVITNAFPDTTRARALGAVFGIANVGTALGPFVGGGLTEGPGWRWIFWLLVPLCVLALIVAYVYVPDSRDPTAPRQLDLTGCLTVVGALAALTLAVERGSAWGWGHARTLTLLAIAAVAGALFVRREQRARHPLIDLRLFRNTPYVLVTGAGTVTNMGYAVTVFVSTLYLQQVRGLSPLVAGVVFLAPAALVALSGPLGARLSPHMQPTAVMALAGAVAGSGMIVLSLVTAWWLYVPVFAWCGLGLGLGWTFASVATQQVVAPERAGEASGVLLTFLVTLGGVALAGAAAAITAMTPEAAYDVILRFGGAVILAASVVVMAVRHRLVVLGGVPPLASRAPRGGRLP; encoded by the coding sequence ATGCGCGCTGAGTCTTCGCCGGCCGCGCGGACGGGGGCGTTCATCGCGGTGGCGGTCGCCCTGTTCTGCCTCCAGCTCGACTTCTTCGCGCTGAACCTGGCCGTCCCCGGGGTCGCCGACGAATTCGGTGTCACCGCCTCGGCCGCCCAGTGGACGCTGTCCGCGTACATGCTCTCCATCGGCTGCTGCTTCATCGTGGGGGGCCGAGTGGGAGACGTCTTCGGCCGCAGGGGCGCCCTGCTCGGCGGGACCGCGTCGTTCGCGGCCGGGTCGGTCTGCTGCGCCCTCGCGCCGGGGCTCTGGGCGCTGGTCGGGGCACGGATGGTGCAGGGCATCGGCGCGGGCGTCGTCTTCCCGGTGTCGGTCTCCGTGATCACCAACGCCTTTCCGGACACGACCCGGGCACGGGCGCTCGGGGCGGTGTTCGGGATCGCCAACGTGGGCACGGCCCTGGGACCGTTCGTCGGCGGCGGCCTCACCGAGGGGCCCGGCTGGCGCTGGATCTTCTGGCTCCTCGTGCCACTGTGCGTGCTCGCGCTGATCGTGGCCTACGTGTACGTCCCCGACTCCCGGGACCCGACGGCCCCACGCCAGCTCGACCTGACCGGCTGCCTCACCGTCGTGGGCGCTCTGGCGGCGCTCACGCTGGCCGTGGAACGGGGCAGCGCCTGGGGCTGGGGCCACGCCCGCACGCTCACCCTGCTGGCGATCGCCGCCGTCGCGGGCGCCCTCTTCGTACGGCGGGAGCAACGCGCCCGGCATCCGCTCATCGACCTGCGGCTCTTCCGCAACACGCCCTACGTCCTGGTGACCGGCGCGGGGACCGTCACCAACATGGGCTACGCCGTCACCGTCTTCGTCTCCACGCTGTACCTCCAGCAGGTGCGGGGGCTGTCCCCGCTCGTCGCGGGCGTGGTGTTCCTGGCGCCCGCCGCACTCGTGGCGCTCAGCGGGCCGCTCGGCGCCAGACTGTCCCCGCACATGCAGCCGACGGCGGTGATGGCGCTGGCCGGGGCGGTCGCCGGTTCCGGCATGATCGTGCTCAGCCTCGTCACGGCCTGGTGGCTGTACGTTCCGGTGTTCGCCTGGTGCGGCCTCGGCCTCGGTCTCGGCTGGACCTTCGCCAGCGTCGCCACCCAGCAAGTGGTGGCGCCCGAACGGGCCGGCGAGGCCTCGGGCGTGCTGCTGACGTTCCTGGTCACGCTGGGCGGCGTGGCGCTGGCGGGTGCCGCGGCCGCGATCACGGCCATGACGCCGGAGGCCGCCTACGACGTGATCCTGCGCTTCGGAGGCGCGGTGATCCTCGCGGCATCCGTGGTCGTCATGGCCGTACGCCACCGGCTCGTCGTCCTCGGCGGAGTCCCGCCGCTCGCCTCGCGGGCGCCACGCGGCGGACGCCTGCCGTGA
- a CDS encoding glycoside hydrolase family 64 protein produces the protein MLRTLKRRASAVRLTIATVLAGGLLTAGAQSPAQAAVPATIPLKITNNSARGEQVYIYNLGTELSTGRQGWADAGGTFHPWPAGGNPPTPAPDASIPGPAAGQSTTIRMPKFSGRVYFSYGQKLVFKLTTGGLVQPAVQNPTDPNRNILFNWSEYTLNDSGLWINSTQVDMFSAPYAVGVQRADGSTANTGRLKSGGYNGFFNALRGQPGGWANLIQTRPDGTVLRALSPLYGLETGALPANVMDDYINRVWQKYATSTLTVTPFADQPGTKYYGRVSGGVMNFTNTSGAVVTSFQKPDASSVFGCHRLLDAPNDQVRGPISRTLCAGFNRSTLLVNPNQPDSSADAFYKDGVTNHYARKIHAQMADGKAYAFAFDDVGHHESLVHDGDPRQAYLTLEPFN, from the coding sequence ATGCTGCGCACACTCAAACGCAGAGCCTCGGCCGTGCGGTTGACCATCGCCACGGTCCTCGCCGGAGGACTGCTCACGGCAGGCGCGCAGTCGCCGGCCCAGGCCGCCGTCCCGGCGACGATCCCCCTGAAGATCACCAACAACTCCGCCCGCGGCGAGCAGGTGTACATCTACAACCTCGGCACCGAACTGTCGACCGGACGCCAAGGCTGGGCCGACGCAGGCGGCACCTTCCACCCCTGGCCCGCGGGCGGCAACCCGCCGACCCCCGCGCCCGACGCCTCGATACCGGGACCGGCGGCAGGCCAGTCGACGACCATCCGAATGCCGAAGTTCTCCGGCCGCGTGTACTTCTCTTACGGCCAGAAGCTGGTGTTCAAGCTCACCACCGGAGGCCTGGTCCAGCCCGCCGTACAGAACCCGACGGACCCCAACCGGAACATCCTGTTCAACTGGTCCGAATACACACTCAACGACTCCGGCCTGTGGATCAACAGCACACAGGTCGACATGTTCTCCGCGCCGTATGCCGTCGGAGTGCAGCGTGCCGACGGCAGTACGGCAAACACCGGCCGGCTCAAGTCCGGCGGGTACAACGGCTTCTTCAACGCCCTCCGAGGACAGCCCGGAGGCTGGGCCAACCTCATCCAGACGCGACCCGACGGGACCGTGCTGCGCGCCTTGTCGCCGCTGTACGGACTGGAGACCGGAGCCCTGCCGGCCAACGTCATGGACGACTACATCAACCGCGTCTGGCAGAAGTACGCCACCTCGACCCTGACGGTCACACCGTTCGCCGATCAGCCGGGCACCAAGTACTACGGCCGGGTCTCCGGCGGCGTCATGAACTTCACCAACACCTCCGGCGCCGTGGTCACCAGCTTCCAGAAGCCGGACGCCTCTTCCGTCTTCGGCTGTCACCGGCTCCTCGACGCGCCGAACGACCAGGTGCGCGGCCCGATCTCGCGCACGCTGTGCGCCGGGTTCAACCGCTCCACGCTGCTGGTCAACCCCAACCAGCCCGACTCCAGCGCCGACGCCTTCTACAAGGACGGCGTCACCAACCACTACGCCCGCAAGATCCACGCGCAGATGGCCGACGGCAAGGCGTACGCCTTCGCCTTCGACGACGTGGGCCACCACGAGTCGCTCGTGCACGACGGCGATCCGCGCCAGGCCTACCTCACCCTCGAACCCTTCAACTGA
- a CDS encoding DinB family protein: MDTGGVRTDRFGLLLDQFDRAREMAEVRLTGLGDEEYLWEPAPGCWSIRRRAEATTPRAFGPGEWLLDQGAADIPSNEYAEVARQAAGGMSVAKIAEDWSVSVERVEQILAHTGPTEPDETPITTIAWRLGHLHYQFAGQWEWTFGERRQDPKLMVDFSPSAALTLDRFWAVIDRWRASVGAMTDEQLDTLGFSQYPYGSDPDEPFISALWGANLELIHHMAEIALLRDLWRARLT; this comes from the coding sequence ATGGACACCGGTGGTGTGCGGACCGACCGATTCGGCTTGCTGCTCGACCAGTTCGACCGCGCCAGGGAGATGGCCGAGGTACGGCTCACGGGACTCGGCGACGAGGAGTACCTGTGGGAGCCGGCACCCGGCTGCTGGTCGATCCGGCGCCGGGCCGAGGCGACGACGCCGAGAGCCTTCGGTCCGGGGGAGTGGCTGCTGGACCAAGGCGCCGCGGACATCCCCTCCAACGAGTACGCCGAGGTCGCCCGGCAGGCAGCCGGCGGCATGTCCGTGGCGAAGATCGCCGAGGACTGGAGCGTGAGCGTCGAACGCGTCGAGCAGATCCTCGCCCACACCGGCCCGACCGAGCCGGACGAGACACCGATCACCACGATCGCCTGGCGACTGGGCCACCTGCACTACCAGTTCGCGGGCCAGTGGGAGTGGACCTTCGGCGAACGGCGTCAGGACCCCAAGCTGATGGTCGACTTCAGCCCGTCCGCCGCCCTGACGCTCGACCGGTTCTGGGCGGTGATCGACCGCTGGCGCGCGAGCGTCGGCGCCATGACCGACGAGCAACTCGACACACTCGGCTTCTCCCAGTACCCCTACGGCTCCGACCCCGACGAGCCGTTCATCTCCGCCCTGTGGGGTGCCAACCTCGAGTTGATCCACCACATGGCCGAGATCGCGCTCCTTCGAGACCTGTGGCGGGCTCGCCTTACGTGA
- a CDS encoding ATP-dependent endonuclease translates to MDELTRWRRAVVAWAAGGAGAGTAAATARELAGGQVRTIVLVEGSSDQVALEALAARHGRDLGAEGVAVVPLGGATNIGHFLDVCGPPGLGLPLAGLCDIGEERHFRRHLERVGLGSGLTPAGLETLGFHVCVADLEDELIRALGAGNVQQVIEAQGESRPFQTFRNQPAQRERPVEHQLRRFMGTHSGRKALYAQSLVAHLDLDRVPWPLERLLAHV, encoded by the coding sequence GTGGACGAGTTGACGCGATGGCGCCGCGCGGTGGTCGCTTGGGCGGCCGGCGGAGCGGGGGCAGGCACGGCCGCCGCAACGGCGCGGGAGCTGGCCGGCGGCCAGGTGCGGACGATCGTGCTCGTCGAGGGAAGCAGTGATCAGGTCGCCCTCGAAGCGCTGGCCGCGCGTCACGGCCGCGACCTCGGTGCGGAGGGCGTCGCGGTGGTGCCGCTCGGAGGTGCGACGAACATCGGGCACTTCCTGGACGTGTGTGGTCCGCCGGGGCTCGGCCTCCCGCTGGCCGGTCTCTGCGACATCGGTGAGGAACGGCACTTCCGGCGCCATCTGGAGCGGGTCGGACTCGGGTCCGGTCTCACGCCCGCCGGGCTGGAGACGCTCGGGTTCCATGTGTGTGTCGCCGACCTGGAGGACGAGCTGATCCGCGCTCTCGGCGCCGGGAACGTGCAGCAGGTGATCGAGGCCCAGGGCGAGTCGCGCCCCTTCCAGACCTTCCGGAACCAGCCGGCCCAGCGGGAACGGCCCGTGGAACACCAACTGCGGCGCTTCATGGGCACGCACAGCGGTCGCAAGGCGCTCTACGCGCAGTCGCTGGTCGCGCACCTGGACCTCGATCGTGTGCCCTGGCCGCTGGAGCGCCTCCTCGCGCACGTCTGA
- a CDS encoding DUF6325 family protein, with protein MHQDIGDMGPVDYLIVEFPGSRMTGEGLPLLVDLVEEGVIRILDLVFIHKGTDGSVEVVELRNVGDEVDLTVFEGASSGLLDQGDLDEAGATLEAGNSAAVVVYENVWAAPLARALRRGGAEVVASGRIPVDALLASLEAAEATAAP; from the coding sequence ATGCACCAGGACATCGGGGACATGGGGCCCGTCGACTACCTGATCGTCGAGTTCCCCGGCAGCCGTATGACGGGTGAGGGGCTGCCCCTGCTCGTCGACCTGGTCGAGGAGGGCGTCATCCGCATCCTCGACCTCGTCTTCATCCACAAGGGCACCGATGGTTCGGTCGAAGTGGTGGAACTCCGCAACGTCGGGGACGAGGTCGACCTGACGGTGTTCGAGGGAGCCTCGTCGGGACTGCTGGACCAGGGCGACCTGGACGAGGCCGGGGCCACGCTGGAGGCCGGCAACTCCGCCGCCGTCGTCGTGTACGAGAACGTCTGGGCCGCGCCCCTGGCCCGTGCGCTGCGGCGCGGCGGGGCCGAGGTGGTGGCCAGCGGGCGTATCCCCGTGGACGCGCTGCTGGCGTCGCTGGAGGCCGCCGAGGCGACGGCGGCGCCCTGA
- a CDS encoding SHOCT domain-containing protein — protein MPGLLRGVARTAVVAGTATAVSNRVSRRQAGRWAQQDTERQVAHQQDVGPPAPAAPAPAAPPSAADEMTGKIDQLKQLGDLKAQGVLTEEEFAAQKRQVLG, from the coding sequence ATGCCAGGACTCCTTCGCGGCGTCGCCCGCACCGCCGTCGTCGCGGGGACGGCGACAGCCGTGTCGAACCGCGTCTCACGGCGGCAGGCGGGCCGGTGGGCCCAGCAGGACACCGAACGGCAAGTCGCCCACCAGCAGGACGTCGGGCCTCCGGCGCCCGCCGCGCCCGCGCCCGCCGCACCGCCGTCGGCCGCCGACGAGATGACCGGCAAGATCGATCAGCTGAAGCAGCTCGGCGACCTCAAGGCCCAGGGTGTGCTCACCGAAGAGGAATTCGCGGCCCAAAAGCGCCAGGTCCTCGGTTGA
- a CDS encoding chloride channel protein: MPEPGTSDATATGTQPEEADRLRELLRTPAYQKALVFSALIGIPVSLAAFWFLAALHELEHLLWADLPSGLGWDTPPWWWPLPLLTLSGIAVGLVVRYLPGAGGHLPAGGLHAAGLPPVSLPGVILAALASLPLGATLGPEAPLIALGGGLALLFGQLARTPVTTQNAALLGAAGAAAALPAIFGNPLVGAVILIEVAGVGGPRLFAVMLPALLSSGIGSLVFTGFGRWTGLSIGNLTLTLGVPTPRLDAGDVLWAIPMAVVIGIAVHLILDTGRLAAVFVSKRTVVHTTLCALAAGACATVYTLAVDRTPVDVASSGQATLARLAEDPHSWGVGALIAVLLCKAAAYGLCLGSLRGGPIFPALFLGAALGVLLAPLPGLGVVPGLAVGMAASAAAALRLPVSSAVLVVLLMGSGAMTPVVLLAAVVGFVTAQLLPPGRPVPPLGKPAPPPADAPAHPGSSPPDRPETDQAPRTAGDRAEGT, from the coding sequence GTGCCTGAGCCGGGGACCTCGGATGCGACCGCCACCGGTACGCAGCCGGAAGAGGCCGACCGGCTGCGTGAGCTGTTACGCACCCCCGCCTACCAGAAGGCGCTCGTCTTCTCCGCGCTGATCGGAATCCCGGTCTCCCTGGCCGCGTTCTGGTTCCTCGCCGCACTCCACGAGCTCGAGCACCTGCTGTGGGCCGACCTGCCTTCGGGGCTGGGCTGGGACACCCCTCCGTGGTGGTGGCCGCTGCCCTTGCTGACGCTCTCCGGCATCGCCGTCGGTCTCGTGGTCCGGTATCTGCCGGGAGCCGGCGGTCACCTTCCCGCCGGGGGTCTGCACGCCGCGGGGCTGCCCCCGGTGTCCCTGCCGGGGGTCATCCTGGCGGCCCTGGCCAGCCTGCCGCTGGGCGCCACCCTCGGCCCCGAGGCCCCGCTGATCGCGCTCGGCGGCGGTCTGGCCCTGCTCTTCGGACAACTGGCGCGTACCCCGGTGACGACGCAGAACGCGGCACTTCTCGGAGCGGCCGGCGCCGCCGCGGCGCTTCCGGCGATCTTCGGCAACCCGCTGGTCGGAGCCGTGATCCTGATCGAGGTGGCCGGAGTCGGCGGGCCGCGGCTGTTCGCCGTCATGCTGCCGGCGCTCCTGTCCAGCGGGATCGGCTCGCTCGTCTTCACCGGGTTCGGCCGCTGGACGGGCCTGTCCATCGGCAACCTGACACTCACACTGGGGGTGCCCACGCCGCGCCTCGACGCCGGGGACGTGCTGTGGGCGATTCCGATGGCCGTCGTGATCGGAATCGCCGTGCACCTGATCCTGGACACCGGGCGCCTGGCCGCGGTGTTCGTCTCAAAACGGACCGTCGTCCATACGACGCTCTGCGCCCTGGCCGCCGGGGCGTGCGCCACGGTCTACACGCTGGCCGTCGACCGGACACCGGTGGACGTGGCGTCCTCCGGCCAGGCCACGCTGGCCCGGCTGGCCGAGGACCCTCACTCCTGGGGCGTCGGTGCCCTGATCGCCGTACTGCTGTGCAAGGCGGCGGCGTACGGGCTGTGTCTGGGCAGTCTGCGCGGCGGTCCCATCTTCCCCGCGCTGTTCCTCGGGGCGGCGTTGGGCGTCCTGCTGGCCCCCCTGCCCGGGTTGGGAGTCGTGCCCGGCCTGGCGGTCGGCATGGCGGCCTCGGCCGCCGCCGCGCTGCGACTGCCGGTGAGCAGTGCGGTGCTGGTCGTGCTGCTCATGGGCAGCGGAGCGATGACTCCCGTGGTCCTGCTCGCGGCGGTGGTGGGCTTCGTGACCGCCCAACTGCTCCCACCGGGCCGCCCCGTGCCACCACTGGGCAAGCCGGCCCCACCACCGGCCGACGCCCCGGCCCACCCGGGCTCGAGCCCACCGGACCGGCCCGAGACTGACCAGGCCCCCAGAACAGCGGGCGACCGCGCCGAGGGCACCTGA